One window from the genome of Glycine soja cultivar W05 chromosome 12, ASM419377v2, whole genome shotgun sequence encodes:
- the LOC114378813 gene encoding uncharacterized protein LOC114378813, translating to MDEDVDLPLSPGSLKTPIPSMVSSPPPLPSDDSPPLLSLNAMSGMPAPETFHAYGTIHHHKITILVDGGSTHNFVKLRVPKFLDLSSTPIDPLLVMVGHGGVMQCWLRYPQVSIAIQGHQFTTYLFGLPLSGADIVLGVQWLKDLGPVTTDYTFLSMFFTHLGRPIHLVANIPLRPPTTSAHQLKRMMHSQAVSALFHIAPPTSPSQTTSPSLVPNNHPPPSELTTLLAKFHKLFSESSQLPPVRPISHHIHLSSTPNPSQLNHIAPSPLVLLVKKKDGSWRCCIDYRDLNAITIKHRFPMPTIDELLDELGVASCFSKMDMRKGFHQIRMAEEDIHKTTFWTHQGHYEYCVMPFGLSKLLGYDYTIQYRFGSGNVAADALSWIVPQGQCLILSIPNLDCLEDIKLFVLQSLVYRDLLHKIRQQPESHSDYSIHSPAFGRILLYPTGRPYG from the exons ATGGACGAGGATGTTGATCTTCCCTTGTCGCCAGGCTCCCTAAAAACCCCAATTCCCTCAATGGTTTCTTCTCCTCCACCTTTGCCATCAGATGATTCCCCTCCTTTATTAAGCTTGAACGCGATGTCAGGAATGCCAGCCCCTGAAACATTTCACGCCTATGGCACCATCCACCACCACAAGATCACCATTCTTGTCGATGGTGGCAGTACACACAATTTTGTGAAATTGCGCGTGCCCAAGTTTCTCGATCTTTCATCCACACCAATAGACCCTCTACTAGTCATGGTTGGTCATGGAGGCGTCATGCAGTGCTGGCTCCGCTATCCTCAGGTCTCCATTGCCATTCAAGGACATCAATTCACCACATACCTTTTTGGTTTACCCTTGAGTGGCGCTGACATAGTATTAGGCGTCCAATGGCTTAAGGATTTGGGCCCAGTGACTACTGACTACACCTTTCTCTCTATGTTCTTCACTCATTTGGGTCGTCCTATTCACCTGGTTGCAAACATTCCCCTCAGGCCACCCACTACTTCAGCCCACCAGCTTAAACGCATGATGCATTCCCAGGCCGTTTCGGCCCTCTTCCATATAGCACCACCTACCTCACCTTCCCAAACAACTTCACCTTCCTTAGTTCCCAACAACCATCCCCCACCTTCAGAACTCACCACCCTTCTTGCCaagtttcataaattatttagcGAATCATCCCAACTTCCACCTGTTCGTCCCATCTCCCACCACATACACCTTTCTTCGACTCCAAACCCATCACAGTTAAACCATATCG CCCCTTCCCCACTGGTGCTTTTAGTAAAGAAAAAGGACGGTAGCTGGCGTTGTTGCATTGATTATCGGGATCTCAATGCTATTACCATCAAGCACCGATTTCCTATGCCCACCATTGATGAACTCCTCGACGAGCTTGGAGTTGCATCGTGTTTTTCTAAAATGGATATGCGCAAGGGCTTTCATCAAATACGCATGGCGGAGGAAGACATTCATAAGACAACTTTTTGGACTCACCAAGGCCATTACGAATATTGCgtaatgccttttgggctcT CGAAGCTATTGGGCTATGATTACACTATCCAATATCGTTTCGGTTCCGGCAACGTGGCTGCCGACGCCCTCTCGTGGATCGTTCCACAAGGCCAGTGCTTAATTCTTTCCATTCCCAACCTCGACTGTTTGGAAGACATTAAGCTCTTTGTTCTCCAATCCTTGGTCTACCGTGACTTACTACACAAGATTCGTCAGCAGCCAGAATCTCACTCTGACTACTCAATCCATTCCCCTGCTTTTGGCAGAATTCTACTCTACCCCACTGGGAGGCCATATGGGTAG
- the LOC114380498 gene encoding uncharacterized protein LOC114380498, whose translation MAPRLWSCFRSSSSKGSTTGGGVSDASASRRVVTADLTSEEQKRGGPVVVEMFSSQGCATSPAAELVLSRLGRGDFELEAPVVVLAFHVDYWDYMGWKDPFGASQWTVRQKAYVEALGLDTIFTPQVVVQGKAQCVGNDENALVSAITSAPRFPAPTFQATFTRPAPDSLQVSLTGALRTKVDSDGANVMVALYENGLVTDCPRGENKGRVLSNDYVVRKLEKLCTVKDISAKKTVSGMVNFPLWEGFKSSKCGLAVFVQSKSHQIFGSQSFQLPDDI comes from the exons ATGGCGCCGCGTCTCTGGTCCTGCTTCCGCAGCAGCAGTAGCAAGGGCAGCACCACCGGCGGCGGTGTCTCCGACGCCTCCGCCTCGCGGCGCGTGGTGACTGCGGACCTGACATCGGAGGAGCAGAAGCGCGGGGGCCCGGTGGTGGTGGAGATGTTCTCGTCGCAGGGGTGCGCGACTTCACCGGCGGCGGAGCTGGTGCTGTCGCGGCTGGGGAGAGGGGATTTCGAGCTGGAGGCGCCGGTGGTGGTGCTGGCTTTCCACGTTGACTACTGGGACTATATGGGATGGAAGGATCCGTTCGGGGCCAGCCAGTGGACGGTTCGGCAGAAGGCCTATGTTGAGGCCCTTGGGCTTGACACCATTTTCACGCCACAGGTTGTGGTTCAGGGAAAGGCCCAGTGTGTTGGAAATGACGAGAACGCCCTTGTTTCTGCCATTACTAGTGCTCCTAGGTTCCCTGCTCCAACCTTCCAG GCAACTTTCACCAGGCCTGCACCAGATTCATTGCAAGTGTCCCTAACAGGAGCATTGAGGACCAAGGTGGACAGCGATGGCGCGAATGTCATGGTTGCATTATACGAAAACGGTTTGGTCACCGATTGTCCAAGAGGGGAGAACAAAGGGCGTGTCCTATCCAACGACTATGTTGTTAGAAAGCTCGAAAAGCTCTGCACTGTCAAAGACATCTCTGCCAAGAAAACAGTATCAGGAATGGTTAACTTTCCCTTATGGGAAGGATTCAAAAGCAGCAAATGTGGTTTGGCTGTCTTTGTTCAGAGCAAATCTCACCAGATTTTTGGTTCACAGAGTTTTCAGCTGCCGGATGATATATGA